One Vicia villosa cultivar HV-30 ecotype Madison, WI linkage group LG5, Vvil1.0, whole genome shotgun sequence genomic window, taacatgatttttttaattaaaaagtgcTTAAAACTCCTCTTTTAAAATCTTGTACTACTCATTTTAAAAGTAACTTCAATTGTAAAGGTATTTTAATTTAGAAGAAGAATAACTATACCGGAATTTCTAGACCGGTATCTCAACTCACCGTGAAGGGAACACGACAAATCTCATAGCATAAAAACCCCTTTATGGCTCTATTATTCTCCCTACCTTTTCAATTTCCGCACACACTCTCTCATCTCTCCCTACATCGATCACCACTTCGTTTTCGCTTTCTCGCTCTGTGATCGGAATCATCGGTTAGTCCTATTAACCTTCAATTTCATCTCCTTTATCTTTTTACCTTTTTTTGTATCGATTAGGGTTTCGTTTGATTTGATCAATTTCCCTTTTTTTCTTCCGCCGTTTCCCCGTGTAGATAATTTTGGAAATGGTTAACGATGTCGACATAGATAGCTTGAATCTTTAGATTTGATTCATAAATTGTTTCAGTGTTTGACAATTGGAATCACCAGTTCATCGTTTCTATTGCATGATCTATGTTTTGAAGTTTTTCTGGAATATTTTTTGGTATTAACGGAAAATTCCAGGAAATCTTGATTGAAATCTTGATTTTGTATAGGAATTGGTATATTCGGTTTCATATTGATTTGGCTTGAAATCTTGATTTTGTGTAGAAATTGGTACTATAATTCAGTATAGAAATATGAGAGAATGGTTACATAGTTGAATGAACAGATTAGAGAAGTTTAATTAGCATgctatttttgtttataattttgtGTTGGAATATTTGAAAAATCCAGGATTTGAGCTATGGGAAAAAGGAAGGCGAAAACAAAACCTCCTCCAAAGAAACGAATGGATAAGCTTGACACCGTCTTTAGCTGTCCTTTCTGCAATCACGGTTCCAGTGTTGAGTGTCGCATGTAAGCAAATTTTAATTGCCTGGAGAGGGGTGTAGGCTAGCTGTAGCATGCAGGGTTTTAATTTCCTTGCATATTCATCAGATAACATTATAGACTACTTTTCTCTAATTTCACACCTAGCGCTCCATATttcaatgtgtttgatgtttgtTTCTGGTTTTTTTACAGTGATATGAAGAACTTGATAGGGGAAGCTTCTTGCGGGATATGTCAGGAGAGCTTTAGCACTACCATCACAGGTTTGTTTTTGTAGGATGTgtttttttttcctctttcttAAAGAAGCAATAAATTCGATAGGGTCCATAGATAGTCTCATGGCTGACATTAGATATGGAAATGAGGAATAGCtaagatgatatgaaaataataATGTTATTGATGTTTATAGTAAACAATTTGATACTTATGATAATCACTTGAAAGTTGAAACTTGTTTGACAATAATCACAATCCTTTCTAATTTAACTTTTTCTATGAAGTTATTGCTTTGTGCATTAACCTTTCAGACCTTTGGTCTCGACCAAACACCATTTATTAGTTAAGGAGACTGTCTTCGCTGAAACTACCTAATTGCTCACGTCTGTAAAACGCTCTACAACAGAATCCTTGTATAGCGGCAAGAGGCTGCAATTTCATGAACTGCCACTATAGCATGTGACATAATAAAACTATGATTGAACTTATTGTGTTATGGAAAGTgagatattcaatattttaagtaTCTGCTGGGACCAT contains:
- the LOC131607452 gene encoding transcription elongation factor 1 homolog; translated protein: MGKRKAKTKPPPKKRMDKLDTVFSCPFCNHGSSVECRIDMKNLIGEASCGICQESFSTTITALSEAIDIYSEWIDECERVNTVDDDGT